The following are from one region of the Coffea eugenioides isolate CCC68of chromosome 2, Ceug_1.0, whole genome shotgun sequence genome:
- the LOC113758795 gene encoding probable S-adenosylmethionine-dependent methyltransferase At5g37990 → MEGGDGPYSYTQNSEYQKQSLDSAKQLTNELIDQHLVVGNHPCSFSNSYRVADFGCSVGPNTFCAVHNIIEAVENKYKSQKMESRTPEFHVFFNDHVGNDFNTLFRNIPATGRYFAAGVPGSFHGRLLPSSTLHFAHCSTALHWLSKIPKEVTDKNSPAWNKGRIHYAGAAKEVKDAYSTQFAKDFDSFLSARAQELVPGGLMVLVSLGFPDGVQVCESSMGENFNILGSCFLDIAKTGIITQEMVDSFNLPFYYPWPSELKSLIDVNGLFEIKKIEKLVAPTRQVKPDLAVCVLHLRAILGELIKKHFGEGITDILFKRHTKKYVESPIVSDGRYFKETSYFVFLKRKMNCAS, encoded by the exons ATGGAAGGCGGTGATGGCCCATACAGCTACACTCAAAATTCTGAGTACCAG AAACAATCACTGGATTCAGCTAAGCAACTGACGAATGAACTGATTGATCAACATCTTGTTGTTGGAAACCATCCATGCTCTTTCAGTAACTCATATCGAGTTGCAGATTTTGGGTGTTCTGTCGGTCCTAACACGTTCTGTGCAGTGCATAACATCATTGAAGCTGTTGAAAACAAATACAAATCCCAAAAGATGGAATCACGGACGCCAGAATTCCATGTCTTCTTTAACGATCACGTTGGCAATGATTTTAACACACTCTTCAGAAACATTCCTGCTACTGGACGCTACTTTGCAGCAGGTGTTCCGGGTTCTTTTCACGGGCGCCTACTTCCTAGTTCTACGCTACATTTTGCACACTGCTCCACCGCGCTTCACTGGCTCTCTAAGATCCCGAAAGAAGTGACGGATAAGAATTCCCCTGCATGGAACAAGGGCAGAATCCACTATGCTGGAGCTGCTAAAGAAGTTAAAGATGCATATTCAACTCAGTTTGCAAAAGATTTTGATTCTTTCCTGAGCGCGAGAGCTCAGGAGCTCGTTCCAGGAGGATTGATGGTGCTTGTATCACTTGGATTCCCGGATGGAGTCCAGGTATGCGAGTCCAGTATGGGAGAAAATTTTAACATTCTCGGGTCCTGTTTCCTGGACATTGCCAAAACG GGAATCATCACTCAAGAGATGGTGGATTCATTTAACTTGCCGTTTTATTATCCATGGCCATCGGAACTGAAGTCGCTGATTGACGTAAACGGATTGTTTGAGATTAAGAAAATAGAGAAGTTGGTCGCCCCAACAAGACAAGTAAAGCCGGACCTTGCTGTCTGCGTCCTTCACCTTAGAGCTATCCTCGGGGAACTCATCAAGAAACATTTTGGTGAAGGGATAACGGACATCTTGTTCAAACGTCACACGAAAAAGTATGTCGAGAGTCCTATTGTGTCTGATGGGAGGTATTTTAAAGAAACTAGCTATTTCGTCTTTCTCAAGCGGAAAATGAATTGTGCATCCTAG
- the LOC113761325 gene encoding ATP synthase subunit beta, mitochondrial, with product MAIRKILSSLIRLPTRHSYSLQPKFYNPPPAGHILHRVANYAASSAAATKAPTQPPGKGIGKITENFTGAGAVGQVCQVIGAVVDVRFEDGLPPIMTALEVKDHSMRLVLEVAQHLGENTVRTIAMDGTEGLVRGQSVLNTGSPITVPVGRATLGRIVNVIGEPIDDRGDIKTDHFLPIHREAPTFVEQATEQQILVTGIKVVDLLAPYQRGGKIGLFGGAGVGKTVLIMELINNVAKAHGGFSVFAGVGERTREGNDLYREMIESGVIKLGDKQSESKCALVYGQMNEPPGARARVGLTGLTVAEHFRDAEGQDVLLFIDNIFRFTQANSEVSALLGRIPSAVGYQPTLATDLGALQERITTTKKGSITSVQAIYVPADDLTDPAPATTFAHLDATTVLSRQISELGIYPAVDPLDSTSRMLSPHILGDEHYNTARGVQQVLQNYKNLQDIIAILGMDELSEEDKLTVARARKVQRFLSQPFHVAEVFTGAPGKYVELKESINSFQGVLDGKYDDLPEQSFYMVGGIDEVLAKAEKIAKEST from the exons ATGGCTATACGGAAAATTCTGTCCTCCCTCATCCGCCTTCCGACACGTCATTCTTATTCTCTGCAGCCCAAATTCTACAATCCTCCACCAGCTGGTCACATTCTCCACCGTGTGGCCAACTATGCCGCCTCCTCAGCAGCCGCTACGAAAGCCCCGACTCAGCCGCCTGGAAAGGGAATAGGGAAGATCACGGAAAATTTCACCGGCGCCGGAGCAGTTGGTCAGGTTTGCCAGGTCATCGGGGCTGTGGTGGATGTTCGGTTCGAAGATGGGTTGCCGCCGATAATGACGGCGTTGGAGGTGAAGGACCACTCGATGAGATTGGTACTGGAGGTGGCGCAGCATTTGGGAGAGAACACTGTACGGACGATTGCAATGGATGGTACGGAAGGGCTTGTTCGTGGCCAAAGCGTCCTTAATACTGGCTCTcctatcact GTTCCTGTGGGCAGGGCTACTCTTGGCCGTATTGTGAATGTCATTGGGGAGCCTATTGACGACAGGGGTGATATAA AAACCGATCACTTTCTCCCAATCCATAGAGAAGCTCCAACCTTTGTCGAACAAGCAACCGAACAGCAGATCCTTGTCACTGGAATCAAG GTTGTGGACCTACTTGCTCCTTATCAAAGAGGTGGAAAGATTGGACTTTTTGGTGGTGCTGGTGTTGGAAAAACAGTGCTGATCATGGAATTGATCAACAATGTTGCCAAGGCTCACg GTGGTTTCTCTGTTTTCGCTGGCGTTGGTGAGCGTACTCGAGAGGGCAATGATTTGTACAGAGAAATGATTGAGAGTGGTGTTATTAAGCTAGGGGACAAGCAG AGTGAAAGCAAGTGTGCTCTTGTGtatggtcaaatgaatgaaccTCCTGGTGCACGTGCTCGTGTTGGGCTTACTGGATTGACAGTGGCTGAACACTTCCGAGATGCTGAAGGGCAAGATGTGCTTTTGTTCATTGATAACATATTCCGGTTCACACAG GCTAATTCTGAGGTATCTGCTCTGCTGGGTCGTATCCCCTCTGCTGTGGGTTATCAGCCAACTCTGGCAACAGACCTGGGAGCACTCCAAGAACGTATTACAACCACCAAGAAGGGATCAATCACATCTGTTCAGGCCATATATGTGCCTGCTGATGACTTGACGGATCCAGCCCCTGCTACCACCTTTGCCCACCTAGATGCCACAACTGTGTTGTCTCGACAG ATTTCAGAGCTTGGCATCTATCCAGCTGTGGATCCTCTAGACTCTACCTCTCGCATGCTATCTCCTCACATTTTAGGTGATGAACATTATAATACAGCTCGTGGCGTGCAGCAGGTTCTCCAGAATTACAAGAATCTGCAGGACATAATTGCTATTCTGGGAATGGATGAGCTTAGTGAAGAGGATAAACTTACTGTGGCTCGCGCACGAAAAGTTCAACGCTTTCTGAGCCAGCCTTTCCATGTGGCCGAGGTTTTTACTGGTGCACCTGGAAAGTATGTGGAGTTGAAAGAGAGTATCAATAGTTTTCAG GGTGTTTTGGATGGGAAATATGACGACCTTCCTGAACAGTCTTTTTACATGGTTGGTGGGATTGATGAAGTTCTTGCCAAGGCGGAGAAGATTGCAAAGGAGTCTACTTGA
- the LOC113753876 gene encoding DNA ligase 6: MSSTVLESQSLTLDSTTRYLGAHTTVSSQPPPISHPLPPLPSSLPQPKLIPKTRFIIDGFKHAGDFSVSYFLSHFHSDHYTGLNPFWSKGVIYCSSVTARLLIEVLKVPSAFVVALPLSERFLIDGCEVVLVDANHCPGAVQFLFKVPVNGGKFEKYVHTGDFRYSDSMKLVPLLSEFIGSDAVFLDTTYCNPKYVFPGQQESIEYIVGVIERVGAENEGKLKNVLFLVATYVIGKEKILLEISQRCKMKIHVNARKMAVLSVLGLGECGVFTEDETESNVHVVGWNVLGETWPYFRPNFVSMKEIMKDRGYSKVVGFVPTGWTYEVKKNKFAVRTKDSFEIHLVPYSEHSNYDELREYIKFLKPKRVIPTVGIDVEKLDGKHANALRKHFVGLVDEMAAKEEFLMGFHQKAKEGVGKDDNAGSSAPTVLLKQGSEDMLSVIECSKNIENDDVLNSSLSKEGSASHDIEIVNQEDIEESTQELCDCLPSWVTRSQMLDLLNSSGRNVVEAVSQFYEHETEFYEQVASNISSACKSPSNSELVECKLPAKSTEGLFASSAKLSGVESGLPYKCCPDNMLSKTQDISFRERLKLPRTINPSKSGSSPGKRKRTPENKTSKKAKRKTIPESNGPKQHTITKFFQKLVPSVSQAEDIVAASGHSHDDDAVMLNHCTERYKVEVDQFIQIVNGDNALRRHAAEILEKTKGDVNVALDIYFNNSGGSIMEKKVSLSERINEFQIQPSKGNSSSDQCAQTLEGLTCETVTSLTVQPTDNVAVNYVSLLPEKYSPIEHACWKKGEPAPYLHLARCFNLLEEERGKIKATSMLCNMFRSLLTLSPEDVLPSVYLCTNKIAPDHENMELNIGGSIVVAALEDACGTNKSRVRDLYNSLGDLGDVAQLCRTTQPLLVPHAGLTVRGVYSVLRKISLQTGSGSTARKKNLIVNLMRSCREMEMKFLVRTLVRNLRIGAMMRTVLPALAQAIVITSSEGPVENLKDHLQCLSSAVVDAYNILPHLDLLIPKLMEKGVQFSSMALSMVPGIPIKPMLAKITNGSPQVLKLFQNKALTCEYKYDGQRAQIHRLDNGSVHVFSRSGDETTTKFPDLLDIIGEACGSASITFIVDAEVVAIDRKKNMKLMSFQELSSRERGSKDSMVSVGKIKVDICVFIFDIMFANGKQLLSLPLRQRRMHLKDLFGQERPGYLEYAKEITVEAEDACPNNEATLTRMNCFLDNAIHSSCEGVMVKSLDVDAGYTPSKRSDAWLKVKRDYVEGLSDSLDLVPIGAWHGNGRKAGWYSPFLMACYNPDTEEFQSVCRVMSGFSDSFYKEMKDFFSGDKILAKKPSHYRTVEVPDMWFAAELVWEIRGADFTVSPVHHAAIGLIHPSRGISVRFPRFVGSVSDRNPEECSTSADIAEMFNSQTRKMNLDKIV, encoded by the exons ATGTCTTCAACTGTGCTCGAAAGCCAATCCCTAACCCTTGACTCCACCACTCGCTACCTGGGCGCTCACACCACCGTCTCCTCTCAACCGCCGCCCATTTCCCACCCCCTCCCCCCGCTTCCTTCCTCACTTCCCCAACCCAAACTCATTCCTAAAACCCGCTTTATCATCGACGGTTTCAAACACGCCGGTGACTTCTCCGTCTCTTACTTCCTTTCTCACTTCCACTCTGATCACTACACCGGGCTCAACCCCTTTTGGTCGAAAGGCGTCATTTATTGCTCCTCCGTCACTGCCCGCCTTCTTATTGAAGTCCTCAAAGTCCCCTCGGCCTTCGTTGTTGCATTGCCCCTCTCCGAACGGTTTCTGATAGACGGATGTGAGGTTGTCCTCGTTGACGCCAACCATTGTCCCGGGGCAGTTCAGTTTTTGTTTAAGGTTCCAGTTAATGGAGGTAAATTCGAGAAATATGTTCATACCGGTGATTTTCGCTATTCTGATTCCATGAAATTGGTACCGTTGCTAAGTGAATTCATTGGTTCTGATGCTGTGTTTTTGGATACTACCTACTGTAACCCGAAATATGTCTTTCCGGGACAGCAGGAGTCAATTGAATACATTGTTGGGGTTATAGAGAGAGTTGGAGCTGAAAATGAGGGTAAGTTGAAGAatgttttgtttcttgttgCTACTTATGTTATTGGGAAAGAGAAGAttttgctggaaatttcacAGAGGTGTAAGATGAAGATTCATGTCAACGCCAGGAAAATGGCTGTTTTGAGTGTTCTGGGGTTGGGGGAGTGTGGAGTGTTTACTGAGGATGAGACGGAGAGTAATGTTCATGTTGTTGGTTGGAATGTGTTGGGCGAGACTTGGCCGTATTTTCGACCTAATTTTGTTAGCATGAAGGAAATTATGAAGGACAGAGGGTATTCTAAGGTTGTGGGATTTGTTCCGACAGGATGGACTTATGAAGTGAAGAAGAATAAGTTTGCGGTGAGGACAAAGGATTCATTTGAAATACACCTTGTGCCTTATAGTGAGCATTCAAATTATGATGAACTTAGGGAGTACATAAAGTTTTTGAAACCTAAACGTGTTATACCTACAGTGGGCATTGATGTGGAGAAACTTGATGGTAAACATGCAAATGCACTTCGAAAACATTTTGTGGGTTTGGTTGATGAGATGGCTGCTAAGGAAGAATTCTTGATGGGTTTCCACCAAAAGGCCAAGGAGGGGGTTGGGAAGGATGACAATGCTGGTTCTTCAGCGCCAACTGTTTTGTTAAAGCAGGGGAGTGAGGATATGTTGTCCGTAATTGAATGCAGCAAAAATATTGAGAACGATGATGTTTTAAACTCTTCACTTTCTAAGGAGGGAAGTGCTTCACATGATATTGAGATTGTAAATCAAGAGGACATAGAGGAATCTACACAAGAACTTTGTGACTGTTTACCCAGCTGGGTCACTCGAAGTCAGATGTTGGATTTACTCAACAGCTCAGGAAGAAATGTAGTTGAAGCGGTTTCCCAGTTTTATGAACATGAAACTGAGTTTTATGAGCAAGTTGCTTCAAACATATCCTCTGCATGTAAATCTCCCTCAAACTCAGAATTAGTAGAGTGCAAATTGCCAGCTAAGTCAACAGAAGGTTTATTTGCATCGTCTGCTAAACTAAGTGGAGTTGAATCTGGATTGCCTTATAAATGCTGTCCTGataatatgctttctaaaacTCAGGATATATCTTTTAGAGAAAGGCTTAAGCTACCAAGAACTATTAACCCAAGTAAGAGTGGAAGTTCTCCAGGGAAGAGGAAGAGAACTCCTGAAAATAAAACAAGCAAAAAAGCTAAAAGGAAAACAATTCCGGAGTCAAATGGGCCAAAACAGCATACTATAACaaagtttttccaaaaattaGTCCCTTCTGTTTCTCAAGCTGAAGACATTGTAGCTGCATCTGGGCATTCTCATGATGATGATGCTGTGATGTTAAATCACTGTACTGAGAGATACAAAGTCGAGGTGGATCAGTTTATTCAGATTGTGAATGGCGACAACGCATTAAGAAGGCATGCTGCTGAGATCTTGGAGAAGACAAAAGGAGATGTTAATGTGGCACTAGATATCTATTTTAACAATTCTGGTGGTAGTATCATGGAGAAAAAAGTCAGCCTGTCAGAGAGAATTAATGAGTTCCAGATTCAACCGTCAAAAGGGAATAGCTCTTCTGACCAATGTGCTCAGACGTTAGAGGGATTGACATGTGAGACTGTCACATCTTTAACTGTACAACCAACAGATAATGTAGCTGTGAATTACGTATCGTTACTGCCTGAAAAATATTCTCccattgagcatg CTTGCTGGAAAAAGGGGGAGCCTGCCCCATACCTACATCTTGCACGATGTTTTAATCTGCTTGAGGAAGAAAGGGGTAAAATAAAAGCTACATCGATGCTTTGCAATATGTTTAGGAG CTTGCTGACCTTGTCTCCAGAAGATGTGTTACCTTCTGTGTACTTGTGTACCAACAAGATTGCTCCTGACCATGAGAACATG GAACTTAATATTGGTGGTAGCATTGTTGTAGCAGCATTGGAAGATGCTTGTGGGACAAACAAATCTAGAGTGCGTGACTTGTATAACAGCCTAGGTGATCTTG GTGATGTTGCTCAGCTTTGTCGAACAACACAACCACTACTTGTTCCTCATGCTGGGCTTACTGTTCGAGGTGTCTATTCTGTTCTTCGAAAGATAAG TTTACAAACAGGTAGTGGAAGCACAGCTCGGAAGAAAAACCTTATAGTGAATCTTATGCGTTCATGTAGAGAAATGGAGATGAAGTTTCTTGTCAGGACCTTG GTTAGAAATTTGCGTATTGGAGCGATGATGAGAACTGTTTTGCCTGCATTAGCACAAGCTATTGTAATAACCTCCAGTGAAGGACCTGTTGAAAATTTGAAGGATCATCTTCAG TGCCTTTCTTCAGCTGTCGTTGACGCTTATAACATACTTCCTCATTTG GATTTACTAATACCCAAATTAATGGAGAAAGGAGTTCAATTTTCTTCAATGGCTTTATCAATGGTTCCTGGCATACCCATCAAGCCAATGCTTGCAAA GATTACTAATGGATCCCCTCAGGTTCTGAAGCTCTTTCAAAACAAAGCCTTGACGTGTGAATATAA atATGATGGCCAGCGAGCCCAAATTCACAGATTAGATAATGGATCTGTTCATGTATTCTCACGGAGTGGGGATGAAACAACAACAAAATTCCCTGATTTATTAGATATAATTGGGGAAGCATGCGGCTCTGCTTCAATAACTTTCATAGTGGATGCAGAG GTAGTTGCAATTGATAGGAAGAAAAATATGAAGCTTATGTCATTCCAAGAATTATCTTCTCGGGAAAGAGGAAGTAAAGATTCCATGGTTTCTGTAGGAAAAATAAAG GTTGATATTTGTGTTTTCATCTTTGATATTATGTTCGCGAATGGGAAGCA GTTGTTGAGCCTTCCCCTTCGCCAAAGACGGATGC ATTTGAAGGACTTGTTTGGTCAGGAGAGACCAGGTTATTTGGAGTATGCAAAAGAAATTACG GTGGAGGCAGAAGATGCTTGTCCAAATAATGAAGCCACATTGACCAGGATGAATTGTTTTCTTGATAATGCAATCCATTCCTCCTGTGAAGGAGTCATGGTTAAATCTCTTGATGTGGATGCTGGATATACTCCGTCAAAGCGTTCTGATGCATGGTTAAAG GTGAAAAGAGATTATGTGGAAGGTCTAAGTGATTCGTTGGATTTAGTCCCTATAGGTGCTTGGCACGGGAATGGAAGAAAAGCAGGATG GTACAGCCCTTTCCTTATGGCCTGCTACAATCCTGATACGGAAGAGTTCCAGAGTGTATGCCGTGTCATGTCTGGGTTTTCAGATTCCTTCTACAAAGAG